taaaagatctgcgggctgccggcttgctgcggtctgtgggccggttctaataataaatcaagatcatcccaggggccgtaaaaaaccttctcgcgggccggatgtggcccgcgggccttgactctgacatatgtgatgtAGAGGTAGTACTaaactaactaacctgttattaACGGATTGTCTGAAAGCCATGTTATattagaccgtataccatgggtatgaccaaacatttatttttaccgctctaattacgttggtaaccaatttataatggcaataaggcacctcggatTTGTGATAtaaatggccaatataccacagtaAGGGCTGTGTCCTAGCACTCTGTTATGTTGTggataagaacagcccttagctgtggtacgttggccatataccacacccccccgggccttattgcttaattatacccTTGTGATCTACTAGGCTGGGTGCAGGGCCAGTGACATCGGGGTCATTGCTCCCTACAGACAACAACTGAAGGCCATCTCAGGCCTACTAGCCGGGCCAGCCTTCAGCACTGTGGAGGTCAACACTGTGGACAAGTACCAGGGCCGCGACAAGAGCGTCATCATCGTTTCCTTTGTCAGGAGTCACCCAGAAGGCAATGTGAGTTGACCATAAACCGACCATGTCTCTTGATCTTGACCTTTGTCAAAGTACCTCAATTTTGGATGGATAGTTCAAATAGAATCTCTGCAAATTTCAACATGAGTTATTTGTATATAAATTGGACATATTGTATGTGTCATGACATTTTTGATCTGTGAGACCTCGTCTGTTGCCAGCTGGGTGAGCTGCTGAAGGACTGGAGGAGGCTGAATGTGGCCATCACGAGAGCTAAACATAAGCTCCTCATGGTGGGCTCGGCCCCCACCCTGCGCCGCTACGCCCCCCTGGAAAAACTCCTGAACCACCTCACACAGGAGAGCATGATATCCTTTACACTGCCCAGTATGGCCTTAACCATGGCTGAGAGAAATACAGTGGTGAATGGATGCTGTGGAGGTGCTATAATGTTTGTTGTATAGTGTTGTCTTTGGCTATgctggattaagtgatatgacatgctattctatattttttaaaatctgtaattaatattacctgatggagctaatcatgtaaatgtaattaactagagagtcgggcaccacaaaataatatttatagagctgttatcttccttgattacaaattacgtcataaaggaaaacatccctagcgggcggaacagatatgacagcttgttacacaaaggaaaagggctgggtttgagtgaaagagcgggaagactgagggacacagggagaagctgtgctattgtaaatacagtatctgatgcattctaaattaccgcccatttggaaaaggaaaatgcaataaatattcactctgagctgcgcttcggtaggttggtgggagatggaaggccgtgttgccaaaccgagtcctttgaagaatgtctctggttgtcaattggatacgttgtagtaacgttgttgggTGTTAGACAGGATactctgttccttcctaaccctcgttgcatctgctgttgctatctcaacggctaggaggtatcacttctgtagtgaataagagttcaaagttcatgccattcgcaaccaaagctcacgctgatgctggcttcgttctgtagttattatctgaaccattctgacataggaccgtcgtcctacatcctcggaacaggaggttacattgtcgtcaagggcttatataggaagggagaggaggacaagtttgaaaagttttatagcccatgtcccttcgcaggggcgggccactgattgagcagagccctatcttatgaaaacccaaatctcacattttagaagctaaaatcacatttcatcccatcacgaataatttcatattcaaacatttaaattgaacaacaattccatgtgaatcagATAACTcaaatgtgtagactttccactgtagagtttgtcatctgaTCATTgataatgtctcagatgacaaccgaactgacatcatattcattaagtaccactgcatatgttccattggtcagattaccagaatatagttaattttcccccaccttctgatgttcccagaatctctgttaaccaagggttttgcaaatgtaacctcagtagggtagagagaggaaaaaggggggaagaggtatttatgactgtcataaacctatcccccaGGCCAATGGCAGTAGACATCAGTGTTTTACAGGTTTAAGTTGTTTGATGATTGATAATGATTACTGTTCAAACCACTCAGGGTGTTTGTCTTAACTGGCCCACGTCTTCCAGCTCCCTCCAGCAGCCCATGAGGTATTACCCACCATGCACCTGTGACGGGACATCTGAGGTAGAACATTGCCTTTCCTCCACTCACCATCTGGAAATAAGCCTTTAGACTAATCAAGCAATGTATCGATTCCTCAATATTGATTACTTGAAATAGTTGATGGTATGCTCTATTTTTTTAATTCATCTTTTAACAAGAATCCATGGCAGCGATGTTTGGTGTTATTGTTTTAATTATTTTTATTACAACAGAATGTGACCATTCGAAAGTTGAAGTACAGGCACCATTTACACTAAATCTGCTATGTAGCAATTGCTCAGACATTGCCTCACAGACCTCCGTTAGATTAAGATTGGTCATTAGTCTGGTTTCTGAGCCAGTGCTGATTGTCAAGCTTTTACTTGTTATATTGACGTTAATTTTGAAAATTTCTATGTGAATAAATCATTTTAAGTGTTGTACATTTTTGTTTCCCTTGTGTCCCTGTCAGTAAAATTCCAGACTGTTGAAATACAGTCCTCACCATATGTATTTGGAAAATGAAGCATAAATTCTAATTCTGATTTAAAATGGGGGGACACGATTCATGAAGGGCTTTTGTCTTATTAAATGAGAAGTTTTCTTTATTGGAACCAAATCTGCATGTTTGAGTCCATACATGGGGTCACATGTAGAGAACAGGAGGTTACAGACACTTTCTTTTTTTGCAATTTCACTTGGTTTTCAGAATCTTACCCTAACCAGCAATACACTTCCTCATGCTTATGTTGCAGTGCCAGAGTTTAGATAAAACATGAACAAAAGTTTGAACACCAAAATAAGTAATTTTAAGAATGGCAACGCTCTGTGTATATAGTGTTGCAACcaatatgtatgaaaataccctcacatTAAGTGACATTCTGTATTCTCGCCTCCTACTCAacttgatctcaaatccaaaatgctggactATAGAGCCTAAATTTTAAATTAAGATTACTGTCCAAATACAAATGGTGAGGATTGTATGCCGAGTGTTCACTAGAGGTAGACTAGCGGTTAAagaccgttgggccagtaactgaaaagtcgctggtttgaatcctgaGCCAACTTGGTGAAAAGTCTGCCTGTGCCCTTGGCATGGCACTTAACCCAaacctgtaaatcgctctggataacagCATCTGTTAAATGGCTGTTCCATTGTATCAAATTGTTCATCTCAAACTAAAATAATCTGTAGCCACAGCTAGGTCTACAGATTATTTGGCTAGGTCGACGTGAACAGTATAGCCTCTACACAGTTAGAATCCCTTGCAGGACGGTTACAGCCTGGCCAGCGATATTCAGTCTGCCATCATCCCGTAGTTCCAGCTCCAACTCCCCACCACGACTGGAGCACTGATAGGCTGTCACACAGGAGGAGAATGCAGTGTGGTAGTTCTTTGAATGATgtttacattatttatttatttattggatttatttgactctatgtaccTGTCCATCAATATCTGTAAATTGATTGGGTTCTGTGCAATGGAATTTGAACTCCATGTTGCAATGCTGTTTACATTACCCACCGCAGAAGGTTggttggcaccttaattggggagaacaggcttgtggtaatggctggagcggagtaagtggaatggtatcaatcacatggtttccacgtgtttgatgccattccatttgtgcGGTTCCAGCTGTTgtcatgagccgtcctccccttagCAGCCTCCACTGTTACCCACCCAGCATCTTTTTCTTGCCTAGTTTCTCAGACCAGTAGCCTGCAAGGACAGTATGTGCAGAGCCTGCAATGATGTAAAAACAAACCAAATTAAACTTTCTAAAAGACTACAGAAAAGACTTGCCAATGTCTGCTGTACTTACCAGTCACAGGGTCCTCGGGAATCCCAAACCAGGGGGAGAAGTTTCTGGAGTAGAAGTCATATCCAGGCTGACAGCCAGGGGCTCCAATCATGGTGACAATCAGACCCCTAACCCTTCCTCCAGTGTTTACACGGAGAAGAACTGCTGGATCTGGCTGCAGGGATGTGAGCACTGACCTAAAACCAAACAGTCACTTTTTCAATCCCTTTCAAGTGAAGTTTGCCATTCCATTCTGTTTCCCAGCACCAGTGATAATGTATAAAGTAAAgtgtttacttttttttttttacctgtcaCAAGTGTCAGCAAGGCGCACCATTAGCTTTTTGGTGGTGCCACAGAGGCACACTTCTCGAACCGGCTGGTCTCCCACAGCAGCCTGCACATACATATTCAGACTGATGGACATGATCTTAATTCTTCACCATAAATTATATAAACAGTGGTAAGAAGGATGATGCACTTACATTAACTATGTCTTTAAATTCATTGAGACCCTGTGGATATGAAGTTTCAATTCTGAAGTTCCATTAAAAGGCTTAAAAGGCAAAGGCTTTTATGCAAAACTTATAACgtgtacagtgtatatatatatatgttcaacATGAATGTACCACATTGATTTCATCACCTACCAGCGGAGTAGGTTTGTTCAGAGGGAAATCCATCACTATAGATTCCCCCTGTTGTTGCACATACAGCTCTCCACTCAAAGTCTCAAATACCACTGTTGCGTTGACATTTTCTTTAGGAAGGGAATTGTGGGATAGAAACAATTGAATTGCACTATATGTTTGTACTAGTTGCCATTCACTTGCTTACATGTGAGATACTGTATTATGACAGTCATTCTTACTTTTtttgtaaaacagtacagcagctGAAGCTAGGGTGGCATGTCCACACAGAGGAACCTCATTGGTGGGGCTGAACCAACGCAAGCGGAAGCGTGCTCCTTCAATACAACACATACCAAAATACATACAAGTTCCCATGTCAGTAATCTCAGGATGTTATGATGAGTTGATTTACCTTTTCTTTCCTGAGTCCCATATATTCTCATTGGCATCAATCACCCCCTCTTGGTTAATTGCAATAAAATAGAGTACCACCAGATGGCAGATTTGGAAAACTTCTGCACAGAAATAGAGTACAGTTTCAACTCTATTTCAGAATGTCTCGAAAAAGATACCTGAGCTGAAGTCATCTTTTGAATTTAGCCTTATGATGAAGGCAGTCTCTGACAGGTTCATCTCAGCAGCAATTTTCTGGTACATATCATCCTGCAATTCCTGTTTGGTTGAGAACAGTCAACAGTATTTTTTTGCATGATTACTGGTTAGATAACTTAAAGCAAATACTAATGTTGATTATTCAGCAATACATGAGAATATGTCATAAGATGTAATTATGTATAAAGAAAGTATACTTGCATGTAAAAGGGGACAAACTGCTGCAGGATTTCCTTTGAAAGGTAAATTGGTAAATGCATCAACAATGAATACTGGAATCTCCATTACTTATTAGAGTGGCCTATGCTGATTTCACAGTGAGAAGTGCAGAAGTTTAACAGCTGCACGCCTCCAAATGGACTTTAACTAGTGGGTGTATCATCCCAAAAGTCTAAAGTCCATTGCTTCCTCCTTTTCTTCGTCTGCACTCACTTGATAGTGCTGGCTTGGCTAGACAATCTCCCCAATAGAATAGGCCCACCTTGAAATAGTGCTCTTGTCTGTCTTTTTAGGTAGTGCAGATGAATAAGATATTTAATTGATTTAATAGAAACGgacaggtgtttttttttttttttcaaaatcaCAAGGAGAGGAACCCATCTTAAACAGGGGTGCGTTCAGTTTGATTCCACATTTGCTAGGTTATGTGAAGGTTTGTACTGAAAGACACATTTCCCCAAAACCGTGTGCGCACCATTCTTCAACAGCCTTTGCGGTTAATTATTTCTATATACACTAGATGATAGATAGGGGGCACTGTATTAAAGCCACCAttcctccatcttggcactccctcACCGCtgtaaaaaatatgtatattttggAGGCTatagaaatgtatttattaatgtctacatacatttttttgccACATGTATTCTATTACAGataccttaatgcatacttttacaTATTGTGAcctaaacataaaaataaaacatgCAAAAGTACTGTCCCCATTACAACAAACATATACCTAAATACATGTAAATTTGTCATTCAAACATtctaattgaaatactgtagaattctatTAATTCCTATGGAGAACTGCACctactggggagtgccaatatgaaACAATTATAGGTAATTcatttaattattattttggcCAAATGTCATATTCACAAATGTACATTTATaaataaaacacattttcttACCTTACAAAATAAATTGAACTAAATGTTAAGACAATTAAATATTCTACCAACAAAAAAgctgttatgtatgttatgtctaagtgtgtgtatgtcccttattaaggtccttgtgtaatggGATATTGTATCCCCTAGCCCAATTGTCCTTTCTATATTTTTGCTATATTCTTTCTATATTCTTGTGTTCCCCCATGTACTTTTTGTATTGATTttgtttatataaaaaaaaataacattcGTTAAAACACTTCATCGGGTCCAACGGTCGTCTCGCGCCGAACTGCGCATGTGCAAATCATCAAAGTCACTCCTTCGATATAGAGTTGTTTTGGACGAGAATGAAAACTTGTCAATTTGTCGCTTTaacgaggttggagtaataacatgttcaactacttaagacattggctcgaatctaggttgtgcctttagatttagTGAAAAGTAACAACTAATTAATATTTTTTTCACTTCTCTTATTGACTTCTCAAACTACAAATCCCGACctgggcccagattcacaaaacacttcttacGCAAAAACTTAAGAAGCTTATTAAGAAAACAACAAGTTAATAAAATAGTTCGTAAGTGCACTTCCTCAACAGTATCTTAatattgaattttttttttttttaggaactTCTCAAATATATTCTTACAAATGTTATGTGGTTGTTGCTAGGCAACCGTTTTAGCAAGCTATTTATCTAGCAATGGCAATCATGTTAGCATATTTCTTACTGAGATTATTGTTctaaaacatgttcttgggtgtaaAATAATCAATAGTAACATTTTCAGATAAAGTTTGTgtgaattaaacatgttcaatggCTTTCAGGAGCTTTTATTCTGACTGCCCTGCTTAAGACAAGGGTTTAGCTTTCTTGGAATTAATCATTTTATTCTCAATAATATCATTTCTTCTTAATTTTTAGTTTAAGGAGAAACATAAGAACATTTCCAAGAACCTTCTTG
This genomic interval from Oncorhynchus keta strain PuntledgeMale-10-30-2019 chromosome 2, Oket_V2, whole genome shotgun sequence contains the following:
- the LOC118398115 gene encoding phenazine biosynthesis-like domain-containing protein codes for the protein MEIPVFIVDAFTNLPFKGNPAAVCPLLHELQDDMYQKIAAEMNLSETAFIIRLNSKDDFSSGARFRLRWFSPTNEVPLCGHATLASAAVLFYKKKNVNATVVFETLSGELYVQQQGESIVMDFPLNKPTPLGLNEFKDIVNAAVGDQPVREVCLCGTTKKLMVRLADTCDRSVLTSLQPDPAVLLRVNTGGRVRGLIVTMIGAPGCQPGYDFYSRNFSPWFGIPEDPVTGSAHTVLAGYWSEKLGKKKMLAYQCSSRGGELELELRDDGRLNIAGQAVTVLQGILTV